One Cryptomeria japonica unplaced genomic scaffold, Sugi_1.0 HiC_scaffold_27, whole genome shotgun sequence genomic region harbors:
- the LOC131861580 gene encoding uncharacterized protein LOC131861580, with product MSSLMGMKMSALLVVLLFLFTVHVSARYHPQDPAKNNNVFISMEQLDNCANCKGNGEDPRPCCSSPSNKAVFSQQLDDCPNCESNGRDPRPCCHRSNKVAGKTNNVLAGMEQLADCANCKGNGEDPRPCCSSPSNKAVFSQQLDDCPDCESNGKDPRPCCHPSNKVAGKTNNVLAGMEQLAGCANCEGNGEDPRPCCHASNKAIFSG from the coding sequence ATGTCGAGTTTGATGGGCATGAAAATGAGCGCACTGCTTGTCGTTCTACTGTTTCTGTTTACTGTCCATGTCTCCGCTCGATATCACCCCCAAGATCCTGCGAAAAACAATAATGTTTTTATAAGTATGGAGCAATTAGATAACTGTGCAAACTGCAAGGGCAACGGTGAAGACCCAAGACCCTGCTGTTCGTCACCCTCGAATAAGGCTGTTTTCTCACAACAGCTAGATGACTGTCCGAATTGTGAAAGCAATGGTAGAGACCCAAGACCCTGCTGCCACCGCTCCAACAAGGTTGCTGGCAAAACCAATAATGTTCTTGCAGGCATGGAGCAGTTAGCTGACTGTGCAAACTGCAAGGGTAACGGTGAAGACCCAAGACCCTGCTGTTCGTCACCCTCGAATAAGGCTGTTTTCTCACAACAGCTAGATGACTGTCCGGATTGTGAAAGCAATGGTAAGGACCCAAGACCGTGCTGCCACCCCTCCAATAAGGTTGCTGGGAAAACCAATAATGTTCTTGCAGGCATGGAGCAGTTAGCAGGCTGTGCGAACTGTGAGGGCAATGGTGAAGACCCCAGACCCTGCTGCCACGCCTCCAACAAGGCTATTTTCTCCGGATAA